The genome window CATCTAACGGTTTCTCCTCGGTAATTGAAGGTGTTATCGACAGTGTCACTTTATCATCAGGAGTGATGCAGATGATAATACCTTGCTTGTTGACATAAGAGGCAACTACTTCATCTGATGGGTTGACGGTCAGCAGGCCTGATTGTTGTTTAAATGTACAACCCTGAGGCGTGACTTTACCTAGGCTAATTTCATGGGCCGTCCAATTAGTTAGATAAAAGGCATGTGGATCTTCTATTGTATTTAGTCTAGATAAAAATTCTTCTCTGAGGATAAATCGAGAAAAGTCTTGTTGAGTTTGCTTAACATTTTGTACACGTTTTTGTATTAGTTCCGCTAAGCGGCTAACAGTGTTTGTTATAACGTTAGCCGTCACAGAAATTGACACCATATAATTGCCACTTAATAGCTGCCTTTGTTGCTCAGTTGGCAAGCTTACTGCAATCGCAAACGTGACTTTTTCTTGATTATTATTGGCGGTATCTGGGTGTACTTTATGAAAACATTTGGCTAGTAATGCCGAAATAATCGAATTTTTTGTTAATGGTAGCTCGCTATTAGCACGGATACGACTGATGACATTACTTACGTCGTAACTAACAGTTTTAGCTAGTTTTGTTTTTGCGCGATAGCTGGCAAGTTTCTCCTCGTTAATTTCAGGAGCGGGATCATGGATCATTGGGTATTTTTGTATCTCAGATACATTATCGGGATGATTATTAATTCCTTGATTGTTAGTAACCTGCTGAATAAAGTTTATAGCGTTTGGATAAGTGAGTAGTTGAGCTGTATTTAGGACTGTTTTAGCTTGTTTTGAATCATTGCTAAGGTATGCGTTATATAATTGTATGATAAGTTTAAAGAGGTAATTAGCACTTTGCGCATCAAGATAACAGTGATCTGTGAGAGTGATAAGCATAAATTCTTGGCAATTATTTTTTTGCAAGATTATTAATCCAAATGCAGCATATTGATCTTCAGTCCGAAGTAAGCTGTAACCATTCTTGGAAATATTAGTAAGCGCTGTTGTAAAACAATCCGTATTAATGGTTTGAAAAAATTGTTGTGACTTAAGGGTGCTTTCCCAGCTAAACTGATTTTGTGATAGATAGTTAGGCCGTTTAGTTAATTTTTCTACTGAATTAATTGTTCTGTTATAGCTTTGTTTTAACTGATCTACATTAATTTCACCATTAAAAAGGTAGCCTTGAGTAAAAACCATATCTATACGGTTAAGTAATGCTTCAAATTTAAGTTCAGACATCTTAGAATTTACTATTCTTTTATTATCCGTCAGTATAAAGGACAATAAGTAAATAAACAGCTTGTTTTAGCAAGTGTTGATGGTTAACTGGATATTGGTAAGGTAATGGTAAATACTGCCCCTTGACCTAATGTACTGCTGACGGTAAGTTGCCCCTGCATTAATTCAACAAAACGTTTAGAGATCGAAAGTCCTAATCCTGTTCCGCTAAATTTACGAGCTTGACCTGAATCCACCTGCCTAAATTCATCAAAAATATATTCTTGCTGCTCGGGTGACAATCCTATTCCTGTGTCAGCTACATCGAAATAAATATGCTGTTTATCACAGTGAATATTAAGTGAAACCTTGCCTTTATTAGTGAACTTACAGGCATTACTGAGTAAATTTAATAGCACCTGCTCGAGCTTTTCTTTATCTAAAATGATTTTATTTAGCTGGCAGCTATTGGTTATTTCAAATTGATTATTATTCTTTTGTGCTAGTGGTTTTATTGTTTCTTGGATAGTGGCTTGTAATTCAGAAATTAAAATTTCTGTAGCAGATATTTCAAGTTTACCCGCTTCAATTTTGGCTAAATCAAGCAGGCTATTGATCATAAATAGTAACCGCTGAGAGTTATTAGCAATTTTATCCATATCCTCGATTAACTCAAAGTCACCGTTTAGCTCCAGTTCTTCAGTGACCAGCTCACCATAACCTATGATTGACTGGATTGGCGTGCGTAATTCATGGCTCATATTCGCCATAAATTCTGATTTATGTTGGCTGGCAATTAATGCGGTATCTCTTGCTTCTTCCAGTTCTTTGGTACGAATTTTAACCTCGTGTTCTAATTGATCACGGTGTGATATTAGTTCACTTTCCTGCTGCTCTAACACCTTCATCATACTGTTATAGTAGCCGGCCATTTTTCTGATCTCTTTCGCTCCGGTGACATTGGCATAAAGATGATCTTTGCTTGCTTTTGCTTGGCGCATTGTTTGTGCGAGTTGTTCTAATGGCGCAAATAGTTTTGCTAAGGCAAAATTTAATATGGTGACTAATACTAATACAGAAATAACAGCAATACTGGTAATGATTATCGCAACACGTTGTTGAGATTGGCTTAAGCTAGCTTTACTGTAGATAACTTCGGCATAACCTATGATCTGCTGTGGCTCAGTTAATTTTGACTCTAATTCAAATTCACTTTCATCATTATTTGATACGCCAGTTGTTAATATTACGGGAGTTTTGATCAGCCAAAAGTCTGCAGTTTCCTTCAATATTTGAGTGTCAGTTACCTGGATTTCGAGTGTATCCAGCGCGTGAGGATACTCACCTTCTGAAATAAAGATATCCTGATTTTCATACCTCAGCCGAGTTGCTAATACGGATTGAAAACCTTGCACTTGTTGAATAGCCTCTTTAGCATTTTGATTCGCACCTGATAATAGGGCAAATACTGCTTGTTTGGCTAACCCATCGGTTATTTGAAAAGCATTTTTTAGCATTAACTGTCTTGATTGCTGGTTGACGCCAGCGGCAGTTAAAATACTGATAATTAACGTCATCACTGAGATGCTGGTGATTAAAAATATAATCGCTTGGTGACGTATACTTTGATTGGAGTTAAAAATACGATGCAGTTTCATAAATTTATTAACTCATTATTTTGGGAAGGTGATTGCAAAATCAGCCCGCTTAGTTGCACTGTAGTTGTAACCTAAGTGAGCTGCTGTTCTAAGGTTAACAGCAAGTTTTACCCCTTTAAGGGGGCTTACGGTTGATTGATTAGGAGAATGACTTAACGTGTTAAGTAAACGAACCAGTTGCCCGCCAAGAAACTCATTGTTAGGGATAGCTGAAAACAGTGCACCACGTTTAGCGTGGGAAGGTTTAGCAGAAAATACCGGCATTTTGTTTTCCCATGCTTTTTCTAAAATTACCGGTACGATGATTTTTTCATTGGCTGTAATCGGGTCTATAGGTAGCCAAATAGCCGTATTTTTGAGTTCTCCTTGCTCAAAAAGTTTATTGTACGCGGTAACTGCGGTACGAAGATCGTCAACTTTTTGCGCATTAACTGTTAATCCTCGAGAATGTGCTTCTTGCTGGGCAATATCTATGATCCAAGTTGATGCGGCAGTGTAAAAGACATTAATTGTTGTGACTTGTGGTGCCAGTTCTTTTAACGCATCAAATAGCAAGTCAGGGGCTGTCATTAAACTGACCCCGGAAATATCACTTGGTCTTATTGGTAGGGCACCTACAACTACTTGCTTTTCTTGATAAATTTTTCTAGCAACACGTAAGCCTCGTTTTCCTAGTGCTATCACTTTTTGGGTAGTTATTTGCTGTGCTATTTGAGCAACATCGAACTGATTAGGCAGCTTTAAATGAATTATGTCATCGCCAAACTCATTACTAACTCCTTGAATGATTTGTTCGAAAATCGCATCATAAGGGGCTTTCACTTCCGGATAGACAACCGTGAGCTGTTCACTATAGGCTTTATTGAAAAAACAGAGGAAGATAAAGACTATCAGTAGAGTAGTATTGCGCATCCAATTCACTATATTTTACATCTCGTTATTATTCTTTATGTCCCCGTAAGGCGTGTGATTACTCGTGAGTATTTATCGATATCTAACAAGCTTCAACACACCCTCAACATAGTACCTATTTTCTATAACTTAGTCGATTAATAAATAGGGGAAAATTCCTACTTACTATGAGTTCTATTAAATCAGGTTATTGATATTCTTTGAAATAATTGTCAACTATATGCGTTTTGTTTCCGTTTTGTATCTAAAATAAATATCACCCCTAATGGTTTAATTATTCATCATGTTTATGTTCGGTATCATGTTAACTGTATTAGTTAAATACTGGCGGATCATTTAGCTTAAGCAGTAGGCACGTACATTATAAATGTGCCTTAAAGTAACGCATCTGATATGAGGATATTAAAAATGTTCGATCACATAACGATTCCAGAAAATGGTGAAGCCATTTCTTATCAAAATGGCCACTTAGTAGTTCCTAATAATCCTATCATTCCTTTTATTGAAGGAGATGGAATTGGAATTGATGTTACACCGGCCATGCTTAAAGTCGTTAATGCCGCAGTGGAGAAAGCATATGGCGGTGATCGTTATATTGCCTGGATGGAAGTCTTTGCCGGGGAAAAATCTACACAAGTCTATGATAGCGAAACCTGGTTGCCTGAAGAAACATTAGCTGCATTTAAACAATATAAAGTAGGTATTAAAGGACCGTTAACAACGCCGGTTGGCGGGGGCATGCGTTCATTAAACGTTGCTTTACGTCAGTTGCTCGATCTATATGTTTGTCAACGTCCTATTCAATGGTTTACCGGTGTACCTAGCCCAATAAAGAAACCAGGTGAAGTCAATATGGTGATCTTTAGAGAAAATTCTGAAGATGTCTATGCCGGTATTGAGTTTGAAGCAGGAACCGAGGCTGCAAATAAGCTATTAAGGTTTTTACAAGATGAACTACAAGTTAATAATATTCGTTTTACTCAAGATTGTGGGTTAGGTGTTAAACCCGTATCTAAGCAAGGAACTCAGCGGCTGGTGCGTAAGGCTATTCAGTATGCCATTGATAATGATCGTTCATCGGTTACCATTGTGCATAAGGGAAATATTATGAAGTACACCGAAGGCGCTTTTAAAAACTGGGCTTATGAGTTAGCTAAACAGGAATTCGGTGCTCAGACTGTTAATGGCGGACTGTGGTGTCAGTTAACTAATCCAAAAACCGGTAAAGAAATTATCATAAAGGATGTTATTGCAGATTCAATGTTACAACAAACGCTTTTGCGTCCAGCTGAATATAGCGTGATTGCTACTTTAAATCTAAACGGTGATTATTTATCTGATGCGGTGTCAGCTCAGGTTGGCGGCATAGGAATAGCACCCGGAGCCAATATTGGAGAACAAATCGCGATTTTTGAGGCAACTCATGGTACTGCGCCCAAATATGCTGGATTAAATAAAGTTAACCCTAGTTCGGTGATATTATCGGCAGAGATGATGTTACGACATATTGGTTGGTTTGAAGCTGCAGACTTATTGCTGTCTGGAGTCTCAGGTGCGATTAATGCAAAAACGGTTACTTATGATTTTGCTCGTTTAATGGAAGGCTCTACGCTTGTTAGTTGTTCCCAGTTTGCCGATTGTATTATTGAGCACATGCATTGATTGTGTGATAGTTACACAAATAAAAAAGCACAGCGTAAATGCTGTGCTTTTTATATAAAGAGAAAAAGTTAATCCTTTGAGTCTTCCACATCATTTGGTGTAATACTTGCCGCATGATGCCCTTTAGGACCCGCATTAAGCTCGTAATTTACATCCTGACCAGCTTTCAATGTACGGTAACCTTCCATTTGAATAGTTGAGTAGTGTGCGAATATATCTTCACCACCATCATCAGGACGAATAAAACCAAACCCTTTAGCGTTGTTAAACCATTTAACTGTACCGTGAGCCATACTTCAACTTCCTTCTAAAATCATCGGTAATTAGTTATGCTTCCCCAAAAGCAATATGAACTGAAATAGTGACTAAAAAACCATCACTGTCTAAATCGTAGATAATAAATTGAAATAGTCAAGTGAAATTCACAACTATTTAACAGTATTTTTAACTTAATTTAGCTAAAATGATGCAGCAAAATTTGCTGTGACAGACTAATATAAAATTATGAGTAAGTGGAAAGAAATGTTCGAGGATAATGAAGTACTCGAAGAGGAAAAATTAGAGCAATATCAAAAGCCGCCAATGTATAATGTTATTTTACTCAATGACGATTATACGCCAATGGATTTTGTTGTAGAGGTATTGCGTAAGTTTTTTAATATGAATGAAGAGAAAGCGACTGATATTATGCTAGACATTCATTATAAAGGCAAAGGACGGTGTGGCACATATACTGCAGAAGTTGCAGAGACCAAAGTTAGTCAAGTATGTAGTTACGCGCTAGAAAATCAGCATCCATTGAAGTGCACAATGGAAAAAGCGTAATGTTACTAGGTTTTTAATTGGAGTAGCCTATGTTAAACAAAGATTTAGAAATTTCCCTAAATATGGCCTTCCGTCAGGCGAAAGAATCACGTCATGAATTTATGACGGTAGAACATCTGCTATTGGCATTACTCGATAATCCATCTTCTATAGATGCATTAACTGCTTGTGGCGCTGACATGAAAAAGCTACGGAAAGAGTTGATGGATTTTATCGGAGAAACGACTCCGGTTATTCCAGCAGGGGAAGAAGAGCGCGAGACGCAGCCGACATTAGGCTTTCAACGAGTATTGCAACGTGCAGTGTTTCATGTGCAATCTTCAGGTAAAAGTGAAGTGAACGGTTCTAACGTATTAGTAGCAATATTTAGTGAACAAGAATCACAAGCTGCTTATTTTCTTAAGAAATCGGATATAAGTCGCTTAGATATCGTTAACTATATCTCTCACGGTATTGCAAAAGTAGAACATAATGACAGTCAGCATAGCGCGGATGAAACTGTCACTCAGGTGGAAGAAGAACCGAGAACAATTGAAAACTTTGCCACTAACCTTAATGACGAAGCGAGAAACGGCAATATCGATCCGCTTATTGGCCGTAGTGACGAATTAGAACGCACCTTACAGGTATTGGGCCGACGCAGAAAAAATAACCCATTATTTGTTGGTGAAGCTGGAGTCGGTAAAACCGCTATTGCGGAAGGCTTGGCAAATCTAATTGTTTCAAATGAAGTGCCTGAGTTTTTAACTGACACTACGATTTATTCCTTAGATATGGGAGCATTGCTTGCCGGCACTAAATATCGTGGCGATTTTGAAAAGCGCTTTAAAGCCTTATTAAAAGAGCTGGAGCAAGAAGGTAACGCGATACTTTTTGTTGATGAAATACACACGATTATCGGAGCTGGTGCTGCTTCTGGCGGCATGATGGATGCCTCGAATCTGATCAAACCATTGTTATCATCAGGTAAATTGAAATGCTTAGGTTCCACCACGTATCAGGAATATCAGAGTATTTTTGAAAAAGATCGGGCTTTAGCGCGTCGTTTTCAAAAAATTGATATTGCCGAACCGAGTGTCGATGATACTACTAAGATTTTACTTGGTTTGAAAGATAAGTATGAAGCACATCACGGTATTCGTTATACCAATAAAGCGTTAAAAGCCGCGGCTAAGTTATCAGCAAAATACATTAATGAACGTTTTTTACCGGATAAAGCTATTGATGTGATTGATGAAGCAGGCGCTAAGCAAAAATTAGTCACCGCATCTAAGCGTAAGAAGGTGATCAATGACAATGATATTGAAAGTATTGTTGCTAAAATTGCTCGTATTCCTGAAAAGTCGGTCTCGTCTTCAGAAAGAGACAGCTTACAAACCTTAGATCGTAATTTGAAGCTGGTAGTCTTTGGTCAAGATCAAGCAATTGAAGAGCTGAGCTCAGTAATACGCCTATCACGTGCTGGGTTAGGTAATGAAGAAAAGCCTGTCGGTTCTTTCTTATTTGCTGGGCCTACCGGGGTCGGTAAAACTGAAGTAACACAACAGCTGGCGAAAATTCTTGGTGTTGAATTGTTACGCTATGATATGTCGGAATACATGGAGAAACATGCCGTCAGTCGTTTGATTGGTGCACCTCCTGGTTATGTTGGTTATGAGCAAGGCGGATTATTAACTGATGCCGTGCTTAAACATCCACATGCTGTAGTGTTATTAGATGAAATTGAAAAAGCACACCAAGACGTTTATAACATTTTATTGCAAGTAATGGATCACGGTACATTAACTGATAATAACGGTCGCAAGGCTGATTTTAGAAATGTCACCTTAGTATTAACAACTAACGCTGGGGTACAGGAAACCACGCGCCAATCCATAGGCTTTAAACAACAGGATAATAGCCTTAATGCAATGGATGAAATTAACAAGGTATTTTCACCAGAGTTTCGAAATCGCCTAGATAACATTGTTTGGTTTAACCATTTATCAGATGAAGTGATCCAACAAGTAGTAGATAAGTTTATTGTTGAACTGCAAGCGCAGCTTGACGAGAAAGGGGTATCATTAGAGTTATCGGAAGAGGCGAAGCAATGGTTAGCTGATCATGGTTATGATAAAGCGATGGGAGCAAGACCTATGGCGCGGATCATTCAGGAACATTTGAAAAAACCATTAGCTAATGAATTATTATTCGGCGATTTAACTCAAGGAGGGGTGGCTAAAGTTGCAGTTGAAAACGATAAACTTATTTTAAGCTATGAATCTAAAAAGGAATTGGTTGAGCATTAACAAATGCAGTATATAGCGTAAGATATAATAAATGTTCAGATATAAAAAAGCCCTCAAATAGAGGGCTTTTTCGTTAATCTGTATTTATCTAGCACGGAAAATAATGCGACCTTTTGATAAATCATAAGGTGTAAGTTCTACCGTTACCTTATCACCAGTTAAAATACGAATGTAATTTTTGCGCATTTTTCCTGAAATATGAGCGGTTACAACGTGTCCATTTTCTAATTCAACACGGAACATAGTGTTTGGTAAGGTATCTAACACCGTACCTTGCATTTCAATATTTTCTTCTTTCGCCATTGGGCGTTAAACCTCTAATTTGTGCATTAATAAAAAGCTGGGCGAATAATGCCCAAATGAACGGCTAAAGTAAAGCTATAGTGTTATTTATTTACCGTTAACCACGTATTTTTTGTCAAAATTTGATGAGGATAGTACTTATTTTTGTAATTCATTTTTTGACAACCTTCAATATGATAGCCAAGGTAAAGAAACTCTTTGCCCATATTTTTGGCAATTTCAATTTGTGTTAATATTGAGTAAACACCGAGACCATGCGAGCGATAGTCAGGATGATAAAAAGTGTAAACAGCAGACAAGGCATTTTCTAAAATATCGGTAACGGCAACACTGATTAATTGTTCACGATGCCAGGTTTCAATAAAAATTTGCTCAATCAGGTGGCATTCAATAAAACTTTGGTATTGTTGATAATTGGGTGGATACATTGTGCCGTCAGCGTGTACTTTGCTGATATACTCTTCATACAGGGGGTAGTAATTTTCCTGCATTTGATTATTTATCTTTTGACTAAAAGCACTATTTTTTTTAACTATACGTTTTTGGCTTTTCGATGGAGTAAATTGTTGCGCCAGTATCCTTAATGATTGGCAAGCATGGCAGTTAATACAATGAGGGCGATAGATTTGATCGCCACTACGACGAAAGCCCTGAGACATTAACCAGGCATAAGGCTTTGCGCTTTGCAGTTGCTTGTCAATGGCAATCAATAATCTTTCTTGCTGCTCAGGTAAGTAATTACATGGAAAAGTTTGACTAATGGCCAATTGATAACTTTTATTCATAACTCAATTATAGCATTAGAAAATTGTTCTAGGTTGCCAGGTAGCTGCGGGTAACTGCATTAACATTGCCTGTTGCCGGTATTGGTCAAACGTTGCTCTAGAAACTTCTATGCATCCCATTGAAGTTAAAAATGGGTTAGTAATTTGGCAGTCGATGATTTTTACGCCCTGCTGTTTTAATACATTAACTAATCCAACTAAAGCAAATTTAGATGCGTTGTCCTTCAGGTAAAACATAGATTCACCTGAAAAGAAGCCATTTATTGCAACGCCATATAAACCTCCAACTAAGTTTTGTTGGTGCCAGACTTCAATAGAGTGAGCGTAACCTAACTGATGTAAGTGTTTATAGGCGGCCAACATTGTCGAGTTAATCCAGGTGCCTTCACGACGAAATGGTGCATCAGCGCAGTAGTCAATGACCTGTTCAAATGCTTGATTGATGGTAACAGAAAATAGTTTTTTGTTCAGTAGCTTTTTTAGTGAGCGATTGATATATAACTGCTCGACAGGAATAACCGCCCGAGAGGAGGGACTCCACCAAAGAATTGGCTCATCTTCATTAAACCAGGGAAAAATTCCTTGAGAATATGCAGCAACTAAGCGCTTGGCAGATAAGTCTCCACCGATAGCCAATAACCCGTTAGGGTCAGATAATGCGCTATCTGGTGGAGGAAATGCAAGACTTTCCGGTTCTAACCAGTGGAGAGTCTCGGCCATCAATTAGCCGTTATTATTGGCATCTAAATAGCGCTCGGCATCTAATGCTGCCATACATCCTGCACCAGCAGATGTAATAGCTTGACGATAGATATGATCTGCGACGTCACCTGCAGCGAAAACACCTTCTACACTGGTTTGTGTAGCATTACCATTAGTGCCACTTTCAATGGTTAAATAGCCATCTTTCATCTCTAACTGATCTTTAAAAATATCGGTATTAGGCTTATGACCGATAGCGATAAAGCAGCCTGCAACATCAAGCGTTTCGGTAGCATCGGATTTAGTATCTTTTAAACGAATACTGGTGACCCCCATATCATCGCCTAATACTTCATCTAAGGTGCGGTCTAAATGCAGGGTAATATTACCATTGTTAACTTTATCCATTAATCGGTCAGTGAGAATTTTCTCTGAACGGAAAGAGTCTCTGCGATGTACCAGATGCACTTCTGATGCGATATTGGCTAAATATAAGGCTTCTTCAACCGCGGTATTGCCACCACCAACTACCGCAACTTTTTGGTTGCGATAGAAAAAACCATCACAAGTAGCACAAGCTGAAATACCTTTACCCATAAAAGCTTGTTCAGAAGGTAAACCTAAGTATTGTGCTGAGGCACCAGTACAAATAATTAATGCATCACAAGTATATTCACTGCTGCCGGTTAATTTAAACGGACGGCTAGATAAGTCGACGGACTCAATGTGATCGAAAATAATTTCGGTATCAAATTTTTCTGCATGCTTTTGCATGCGTTCCATTAATGCCGGGCCCGTTAGATCATCTGCATCTCCCGGCCAATTTTCGACTTCAGTGGTAGTAGTTAACTGCCCACCCTGTTGCATACCTGTGATCATTACAGGTTTTAAGTTTGCTCGGGCAGCATAAACAGCCGCAGTATAACCAGCAGGGCCTGAGCCCAAAATGAGTAACGGGCAATGTCTTGCTTCGCTCATGAATTACTCCAAATATTGAAATGCGTTAATTATTATACCAAGTGAATTAAATATTTGATCATTCAGCGAGAATTAAAAAGTTTAGAGGCAAGGCTTTGATTGCAGCTAATGGTTATTCTCGGTAACTGCTCCAGCGTTACCCTAAGATATTACATCCATGTAATAACCTTAGCAAAATCAGTAACGCAGTATATAAGCCTCTTAAACTCGCCCTTTGGGAGCTTGTCAGGAAAGTGATAACTTTACAAATTGCTTTGATGGAGAATAACTACACCGGCATCAATTTGCTTTGTTCTAACTCCCCTGACACAGTTCTGAATAGATTAAATATTTATTTCAATGGGTATTAACTTACTTGATTGGGATTTTAAGTAAAGATCTCAAGTGGGTAAAATAACTTTTGCAGAAAAATTTTTAGTAAAACTAATAAAACGCAAGATTAATTGTACGGTGATGCAAAAACGATCAGTTAATATAGAAAATGTTCGGAAATAAAAAAAGCCGCTATATTTATAGCGGCTCTATAGCTGTACTAGTTAGTATCGCTTAAAGTTTAGTAACGGCATCTTGCGCTGGTACATAGTCATAACCTAATACTTCAGCAACTGGCTGATAAGTAATTTGGCCCGCTAGTACGTTTAAACCATTCATTAAATGTTCATCATCTAACATTGCTTGCTTTGCCCCTTTATTCGCCAAGGTGACTGCAAATGGTAATGTTGCATTGGTTAAAGCAATAGTTGATGTACGAGCAACACCACCTGGCATATTAGCTACACAATAATGTACAACGTCATCAACAACATAAGTTGGTTCTTGATGAGTCGTTGCTTTAGACGTTGCGAAACAACCAC of Thalassotalea insulae contains these proteins:
- a CDS encoding sensor histidine kinase, which codes for MKLHRIFNSNQSIRHQAIIFLITSISVMTLIISILTAAGVNQQSRQLMLKNAFQITDGLAKQAVFALLSGANQNAKEAIQQVQGFQSVLATRLRYENQDIFISEGEYPHALDTLEIQVTDTQILKETADFWLIKTPVILTTGVSNNDESEFELESKLTEPQQIIGYAEVIYSKASLSQSQQRVAIIITSIAVISVLVLVTILNFALAKLFAPLEQLAQTMRQAKASKDHLYANVTGAKEIRKMAGYYNSMMKVLEQQESELISHRDQLEHEVKIRTKELEEARDTALIASQHKSEFMANMSHELRTPIQSIIGYGELVTEELELNGDFELIEDMDKIANNSQRLLFMINSLLDLAKIEAGKLEISATEILISELQATIQETIKPLAQKNNNQFEITNSCQLNKIILDKEKLEQVLLNLLSNACKFTNKGKVSLNIHCDKQHIYFDVADTGIGLSPEQQEYIFDEFRQVDSGQARKFSGTGLGLSISKRFVELMQGQLTVSSTLGQGAVFTITLPISS
- a CDS encoding ABC transporter substrate binding protein; the protein is MRNTTLLIVFIFLCFFNKAYSEQLTVVYPEVKAPYDAIFEQIIQGVSNEFGDDIIHLKLPNQFDVAQIAQQITTQKVIALGKRGLRVARKIYQEKQVVVGALPIRPSDISGVSLMTAPDLLFDALKELAPQVTTINVFYTAASTWIIDIAQQEAHSRGLTVNAQKVDDLRTAVTAYNKLFEQGELKNTAIWLPIDPITANEKIIVPVILEKAWENKMPVFSAKPSHAKRGALFSAIPNNEFLGGQLVRLLNTLSHSPNQSTVSPLKGVKLAVNLRTAAHLGYNYSATKRADFAITFPK
- the icd gene encoding NADP-dependent isocitrate dehydrogenase; translated protein: MFDHITIPENGEAISYQNGHLVVPNNPIIPFIEGDGIGIDVTPAMLKVVNAAVEKAYGGDRYIAWMEVFAGEKSTQVYDSETWLPEETLAAFKQYKVGIKGPLTTPVGGGMRSLNVALRQLLDLYVCQRPIQWFTGVPSPIKKPGEVNMVIFRENSEDVYAGIEFEAGTEAANKLLRFLQDELQVNNIRFTQDCGLGVKPVSKQGTQRLVRKAIQYAIDNDRSSVTIVHKGNIMKYTEGAFKNWAYELAKQEFGAQTVNGGLWCQLTNPKTGKEIIIKDVIADSMLQQTLLRPAEYSVIATLNLNGDYLSDAVSAQVGGIGIAPGANIGEQIAIFEATHGTAPKYAGLNKVNPSSVILSAEMMLRHIGWFEAADLLLSGVSGAINAKTVTYDFARLMEGSTLVSCSQFADCIIEHMH
- the cspD gene encoding cold shock domain-containing protein CspD, whose protein sequence is MAHGTVKWFNNAKGFGFIRPDDGGEDIFAHYSTIQMEGYRTLKAGQDVNYELNAGPKGHHAASITPNDVEDSKD
- the clpS gene encoding ATP-dependent Clp protease adapter ClpS → MSKWKEMFEDNEVLEEEKLEQYQKPPMYNVILLNDDYTPMDFVVEVLRKFFNMNEEKATDIMLDIHYKGKGRCGTYTAEVAETKVSQVCSYALENQHPLKCTMEKA
- the clpA gene encoding ATP-dependent Clp protease ATP-binding subunit ClpA — encoded protein: MLNKDLEISLNMAFRQAKESRHEFMTVEHLLLALLDNPSSIDALTACGADMKKLRKELMDFIGETTPVIPAGEEERETQPTLGFQRVLQRAVFHVQSSGKSEVNGSNVLVAIFSEQESQAAYFLKKSDISRLDIVNYISHGIAKVEHNDSQHSADETVTQVEEEPRTIENFATNLNDEARNGNIDPLIGRSDELERTLQVLGRRRKNNPLFVGEAGVGKTAIAEGLANLIVSNEVPEFLTDTTIYSLDMGALLAGTKYRGDFEKRFKALLKELEQEGNAILFVDEIHTIIGAGAASGGMMDASNLIKPLLSSGKLKCLGSTTYQEYQSIFEKDRALARRFQKIDIAEPSVDDTTKILLGLKDKYEAHHGIRYTNKALKAAAKLSAKYINERFLPDKAIDVIDEAGAKQKLVTASKRKKVINDNDIESIVAKIARIPEKSVSSSERDSLQTLDRNLKLVVFGQDQAIEELSSVIRLSRAGLGNEEKPVGSFLFAGPTGVGKTEVTQQLAKILGVELLRYDMSEYMEKHAVSRLIGAPPGYVGYEQGGLLTDAVLKHPHAVVLLDEIEKAHQDVYNILLQVMDHGTLTDNNGRKADFRNVTLVLTTNAGVQETTRQSIGFKQQDNSLNAMDEINKVFSPEFRNRLDNIVWFNHLSDEVIQQVVDKFIVELQAQLDEKGVSLELSEEAKQWLADHGYDKAMGARPMARIIQEHLKKPLANELLFGDLTQGGVAKVAVENDKLILSYESKKELVEH
- the infA gene encoding translation initiation factor IF-1, which encodes MAKEENIEMQGTVLDTLPNTMFRVELENGHVVTAHISGKMRKNYIRILTGDKVTVELTPYDLSKGRIIFRAR
- a CDS encoding arginyltransferase, with the translated sequence MNKSYQLAISQTFPCNYLPEQQERLLIAIDKQLQSAKPYAWLMSQGFRRSGDQIYRPHCINCHACQSLRILAQQFTPSKSQKRIVKKNSAFSQKINNQMQENYYPLYEEYISKVHADGTMYPPNYQQYQSFIECHLIEQIFIETWHREQLISVAVTDILENALSAVYTFYHPDYRSHGLGVYSILTQIEIAKNMGKEFLYLGYHIEGCQKMNYKNKYYPHQILTKNTWLTVNK
- the aat gene encoding leucyl/phenylalanyl-tRNA--protein transferase; translated protein: MAETLHWLEPESLAFPPPDSALSDPNGLLAIGGDLSAKRLVAAYSQGIFPWFNEDEPILWWSPSSRAVIPVEQLYINRSLKKLLNKKLFSVTINQAFEQVIDYCADAPFRREGTWINSTMLAAYKHLHQLGYAHSIEVWHQQNLVGGLYGVAINGFFSGESMFYLKDNASKFALVGLVNVLKQQGVKIIDCQITNPFLTSMGCIEVSRATFDQYRQQAMLMQLPAATWQPRTIF
- the trxB gene encoding thioredoxin-disulfide reductase: MSEARHCPLLILGSGPAGYTAAVYAARANLKPVMITGMQQGGQLTTTTEVENWPGDADDLTGPALMERMQKHAEKFDTEIIFDHIESVDLSSRPFKLTGSSEYTCDALIICTGASAQYLGLPSEQAFMGKGISACATCDGFFYRNQKVAVVGGGNTAVEEALYLANIASEVHLVHRRDSFRSEKILTDRLMDKVNNGNITLHLDRTLDEVLGDDMGVTSIRLKDTKSDATETLDVAGCFIAIGHKPNTDIFKDQLEMKDGYLTIESGTNGNATQTSVEGVFAAGDVADHIYRQAITSAGAGCMAALDAERYLDANNNG